In Parabacteroides timonensis, the genomic stretch TAAATAAAACAGCAAAAAGACAAACTATAATAAAATGTCCGCTCAAGTCTGAAAATGTACTTCCTTTCAGGTAAACCATACGCATTGTTTCCACAAAATAACGGACTGGATTGAACAAGGTTATATTCTGTGCCCATTGCGGCATACTGCTGATCGGTGTAAAAAGCCCGCTTAGCAATGCAAAAATAATCAAAAAGAAAAAAGCAGTAAACATGGCTTGCTGCTGGGTGGATGATATTGACGAGATAGCCAACCCGAAACCGGTAAAAGCGATCAGATAGACAGCAGCAAACAAATAAATAACACCCATATTTCCTATCGGTACCAAACCATATATTATCCAGGCCACAAGCGCACCGATAGTCAGTAATATCAAGCCGATAATCCAGAAAGGTATCAATTTAGAGAGCAGGAACAAGGTTTTAGGGACAGGCGTTACGTTTATCTGTTCGATAGTCCCTTTTTCCTTTTCACTGACAATATTCAGCGCTGAAAGAAAACCTCCGATAATCGTAAGCAGAAAGACCATGATACCGGGAACCATATAGTTCTTATAATTCAGATGCGGGTTAAACAGATTCGTGGAGCGAATGCCGCCACTGAGAGCCGAACCGGAAGTAAAACCTTTCTCCCGGTTAAAGTCCTGAATGATCTGGGACAGGTAAGAGCTTCCCATCCCGCCTTTCGTTCCGTTTACGGCGTTGGCGGCAACCAATACTTCGGCCTGCCCTTCGCGTCCCAGATCCTTTTCAAAGTTGACTGGTATTTCCAGCAACACGTCAGCCTCGTTGCTCTCTATGGAGCCGATTGCCTGGTCGTAACTGGAAGAAACATTCGTCAGACGGAAATAGCCGGACGAAAGTATTTTCTCCGTCAACTGGGTGGATAAGACCGTATGATCGTTATCTATCACCCCCAGATTGATATTACGCATTTCAAAGTTTGCCGCAAAAGGCAGGATAATCAGCTGCATCAACGGAACCAGGAAGATGATCCGGGGTAAGAACCGGTCACGTTTGATCTGTTTGAATTCCTTTTCAAGTAAATATCGTAATGTTCTCATAACTTTCTATCATAAACGGGTCTTAAAACGCTTTACACTAAGGATTACCAATAAAACTACCATCAAGAGCAGGACACCGATCTCTTTCACGATCGCACCCGCTCCAAGTCCTTTTATCATCACATCCTTTACGGCGATGATATACCATTTGGCAGGTACTATATTCGAGAGCCATTGCAGTATATCGGGCATATTCTCTATCGGGAATACCATGCCGCTAAGCAGGATCACAGGAAGCATCAATACCATAGCACTGATCAGCATAGCAGCCTGTTGTGTGTCGGCTATCGTGGAGATCAATAGTCCAAGACAAAGAGAAACCAATGCATACAGTATGGAGATGGAAAACAACAGCGTCAGACTGCCCGCTATCGGCACTTCCAACAGGAAGTAAGACAGGCAGAGAATGGTGGCGATATTCACAATACTAAGCAATAGATAGGGAGCTGCTTTAGCTAAAATTATGTAAATTGGTTTCATGGGAGAAACCAGTAATATTTCCATTGTCCCCATCTCTTTTTCCTTTACGATACCGACCGAAGTCATCAGGGCACAGATCAGGATCAGGATCAACCCCATCACACCGGGCACGAAGTTATAGGCTCCTTTCATCATCGGGTTATACAGGAGATGAACTACCGGGACAATCCCGGCCTGAGACAATCCGCCACCACCCGAGGGTTGCAATAATTTGCCTTGTATTTCGGCTTTGGCTGAAGCGATAACAGCCGTTGCATAAGATGTCAGCTGTGTTGCCTCATTCGGATCGGTCGCATCTGCCAGTAACTGAACGGATGCATCCGGAGTCGATGCATACTGAACGGGGAAAATAATAGCCAACTTCACTTTGCCTTGTTTAAACAGGGACTGGGCTTCTTCTTCGCTATCGATCATCTTATACAGGTTAAAATACTCACTTGCACCCAAATGTTCAGTAATTTTTCTGCTCACTTCATCCCGACTCTGATCGAATATGGCGATAGGTACGCTTTTTATTTCAGTGGTAATCGCATAACCGAACAGGATAATCAGGATAATAGGCATCGCCAGCAGGATCATCATAGTCCGCTTGTCACGGAAAATGTGATAAAATTCTTTACGTATAAAAGATAGAAACTGTTTCATACTATTCACCTCGTTTGGCCTTCCGTGCCAGGGCATGAAAGACTTCGTTCATATTATCGGCTTTGAAAGTAGCTTTCAGTGCAGCCGGGCTATCGAGTGCCTCGATCTTTCCATCCACCATAATGGAGACACGGTTGCAATATTCAGCTTCATCCATATAATGGGTGGTCACAAATACAGTGATATGCCGTTCAGCCGCCTGATAG encodes the following:
- a CDS encoding ABC transporter permease; its protein translation is MRTLRYLLEKEFKQIKRDRFLPRIIFLVPLMQLIILPFAANFEMRNINLGVIDNDHTVLSTQLTEKILSSGYFRLTNVSSSYDQAIGSIESNEADVLLEIPVNFEKDLGREGQAEVLVAANAVNGTKGGMGSSYLSQIIQDFNREKGFTSGSALSGGIRSTNLFNPHLNYKNYMVPGIMVFLLTIIGGFLSALNIVSEKEKGTIEQINVTPVPKTLFLLSKLIPFWIIGLILLTIGALVAWIIYGLVPIGNMGVIYLFAAVYLIAFTGFGLAISSISSTQQQAMFTAFFFLIIFALLSGLFTPISSMPQWAQNITLFNPVRYFVETMRMVYLKGSTFSDLSGHFIIVCLFAVLFNVLAVVSYRKK
- a CDS encoding ABC transporter permease, whose amino-acid sequence is MKQFLSFIRKEFYHIFRDKRTMMILLAMPIILIILFGYAITTEIKSVPIAIFDQSRDEVSRKITEHLGASEYFNLYKMIDSEEEAQSLFKQGKVKLAIIFPVQYASTPDASVQLLADATDPNEATQLTSYATAVIASAKAEIQGKLLQPSGGGGLSQAGIVPVVHLLYNPMMKGAYNFVPGVMGLILILICALMTSVGIVKEKEMGTMEILLVSPMKPIYIILAKAAPYLLLSIVNIATILCLSYFLLEVPIAGSLTLLFSISILYALVSLCLGLLISTIADTQQAAMLISAMVLMLPVILLSGMVFPIENMPDILQWLSNIVPAKWYIIAVKDVMIKGLGAGAIVKEIGVLLLMVVLLVILSVKRFKTRL